Proteins from one Impatiens glandulifera chromosome 2, dImpGla2.1, whole genome shotgun sequence genomic window:
- the LOC124924872 gene encoding serine/threonine-protein kinase MHK-like — FAYPILNLREVKSLRRLNHPNIIKLKEIVRENNELFFVFEYMEYNLYQIMRDRQNPFSEKEIRDLMYQVLEGLAHMHKNGYFHRDLKPENLLVTNQIIKMADFGLAREVSSVPPFTEYVSTRWYRAPEVLLQSPLYTPSVDMWAVGAILAELFTLCPIFPGESEADQLYKICCVLGKPDWTTFPEARNVFLLANLCYSEVIFFPFNFL, encoded by the exons TTTGCTTATCCTATCTTGAATTTAAGAGAAGTTAAG TCACTTCGCAGATTGAATCATCCTAACATCATAAAGCTGAAGGAGATTGTCAGAGAGAACAATGAACTTTTCTTCGTATTTGAGTACATG GAGTATAATCTATATCAGATTATGCGAGACAGGCAAAATCCTTTTTCAGAGAAAGAAATTAGAGATCTCATGTATCAGGTTCTTGAAGGACTAGCTCATATGCATAAAAATGGGTATTTTCACCGTGATTTGAAACCAG AGAACCTGTTGGTTACCAATCAGATTATAAAAATGGCTGACTTTGGACTGGCTCGGGAAGTATCATCAGTGCCACCCTTTACTGAGTATGTCTCCACACGCTG GTACCGAGCGCCCGAAGTCTTGCTGCAATCCCCATTATATACTCCATCCGTTG ACATGTGGGCTGTTGGCGCAATACTAGCTGAACTATTCACTTTGTGTCCCATTTTCCCGGGAGAAAG TGAGGCAGATCAATTGTACAAGATTTGCTGTGTTCTGGGTAAGCCAGATTGGACTACATTTCCTGAAGCAAGGAACGTTTTTCTATTAGCTAATCTTTGTTATTCTGAGgtaatattttttccttttaatttcCTCTAG